Proteins found in one Magnolia sinica isolate HGM2019 chromosome 5, MsV1, whole genome shotgun sequence genomic segment:
- the LOC131246758 gene encoding uncharacterized protein LOC131246758 — MADWAPVLIGVVLFVLLSPGLLFQLPGNNRHVEFGSLKTNGKAVVVHTLIFFAIFTILILALRVHIYTG, encoded by the coding sequence ATGGCGGACTGGGCTCCCGTATTAATCGGTGTGGTGCTGTTCGTGCTCCTCTCACCGGGACTCCTCTTTCAGCTACCGGGCAACAACCGGCACGTGGAGTTTGGGAGCTTGAAGACGAACGGGAAGGCCGTTGTAGTCCACACGCTAATATTTTTCGCCATTTTCACCATACTCATCTTGGCACTCCGCGTCCACATCTATACCGGCTGA